A stretch of Terriglobales bacterium DNA encodes these proteins:
- a CDS encoding DUF4870 domain-containing protein, translated as MTDNAATPGAGGSTGAGGSTGGGGAAPAPAGAGMPDNTAGMVAYITIIPAIIFLVMEPYNKRPFVRFHCFQNIFFCCAWIALSIILSIIAAIPVIGWLTLILWPIIGLGGLVLWVMLLLKANQGQMWKLPFIGDLAAKQAGV; from the coding sequence ATGACGGATAACGCCGCCACACCTGGAGCGGGCGGTTCCACCGGAGCGGGCGGTTCCACCGGAGGCGGGGGAGCGGCCCCAGCCCCTGCCGGCGCGGGCATGCCCGACAACACCGCGGGGATGGTCGCCTACATCACCATCATTCCGGCCATCATCTTCCTGGTGATGGAGCCGTACAACAAGCGGCCGTTCGTGCGCTTCCACTGCTTCCAGAACATCTTCTTCTGCTGCGCTTGGATCGCGCTTTCGATCATCCTCAGCATCATCGCGGCCATCCCGGTCATCGGCTGGTTGACTCTGATCCTGTGGCCGATCATCGGTCTGGGCGGCCTGGTGCTGTGGGTGATGTTGCTGCTCAAGGCCAACCAGGGGCAGATGTGGAAGCTGCCCTTCATCGGCGACTTGGCCGCCAAGCAGGCCGGCGTTTAA
- a CDS encoding Fur family transcriptional regulator, with protein sequence MLQRRIDDHAVISREAVREAEEIFHRHLKKVGLKHTGQRDTILRSFLETREHLSTDELHRLVKKKDPGIGFTTVYRTLKLLAECGLASEVAFHDGIARFEHQYNRRSHHHMVCTECGGSVEFFSPEVEKLEQEIGRKYRYSTTRHTFQIYGRCEECRKKSGS encoded by the coding sequence ATGCTGCAGCGACGCATCGACGACCACGCCGTCATCTCGCGCGAGGCGGTGCGCGAGGCGGAAGAGATCTTCCATCGCCACCTGAAGAAGGTCGGGCTGAAGCACACCGGGCAGCGCGACACCATCCTGCGCAGCTTCCTGGAGACCCGCGAGCACCTCTCCACCGACGAACTCCACCGCCTGGTGAAGAAGAAGGACCCGGGCATCGGCTTCACCACCGTCTACCGCACCCTGAAGCTGCTGGCGGAGTGCGGGCTGGCCAGCGAGGTCGCCTTTCACGACGGCATCGCCCGCTTCGAGCACCAGTACAACCGCCGCAGCCATCATCACATGGTGTGCACCGAGTGCGGGGGTTCGGTCGAGTTCTTCTCCCCCGAGGTGGAGAAGCTGGAACAGGAGATCGGGCGCAAGTACCGCTACTCCACCACCCGCCACACCTTCCAGATCTACGGGCGCTGCGAGGAGTGCCGCAAGAAGAGCGGCTCGTAG
- a CDS encoding penicillin acylase family protein: MAATTLPAAVATPRRSRARFFLRLLLLLGVLLLAALAGAALWLYLAGRASLPQVDGTLRVPGLTAPVTVVRDAQGVPHISAENFGDLFFAQGYVTAQDRLWQMDMSRRYASGELAEVLGAPFLRLDRRQRVLGLRATAEKMVAATPPEDRAQVQAYVDGVNAFLESHGDRLPLEFRVLRYRPRPWTLADCYVIGLNMSELLSHPIDSQVVHEKLLARLGAERTADLYPARSWRDHPPGVDLKEPPQPARRNDEDEDEDEDPARASSVSRVLPPASEEYLRALLAGPLLPGSNDWVVSGEHTVSGKPLLSNDMHLPHSIPNVWYEAHLQAGDLDVAGVTLPGSPYVVVGHNRHIAWGFTALVADVHDLFVENLNPAGQYQTPQGWQMPEHRREVIHVKGEPDVVLDVVVTRHGPIVTSLVPGERRQLALQWTAYDTAGFRYPFFELDRARDWEEFGRALARLVSPTLNVVYADDAGHIGYQAAGRIPIRKTGDGSLPVPGGDGAHDWSGVIPFDALPRVFDPPSGVLATANNRITPDGYPYFVTSQWFPPDRAERIYQVLESGRRFSPADMLQLQIDIHSDFDRYCAERFVSAVDRATKVSPRARRAAELMRGWDGRLTVDSVGATLETRSRVELVRLLLRSRLGPLWDEFTGPERPALMSGAGLEEILIHEPPRWLPSGYKSYSDVLAAAVEAAVSEKEAPGDLASWRWGAASPIVLQHPLFGRIPGLAHWAGPGERPQSGGSYTVKQVGRAFGPSERMTVDFSDLDRSTLNIVTGQSGQLFSPHYMDQWKAWYEGTTFTLPFSDQAVRRSAAHTLTLLPAK, from the coding sequence ATGGCCGCCACAACCCTTCCCGCCGCCGTAGCCACGCCTCGCCGCTCGCGTGCCCGCTTCTTTCTGCGCCTGCTGCTGCTGCTGGGGGTGCTGTTGCTGGCGGCGCTGGCGGGTGCGGCGCTGTGGCTGTACCTTGCCGGGCGCGCTTCGCTGCCCCAGGTGGACGGCACTCTGCGTGTGCCCGGCCTCACCGCCCCGGTCACCGTCGTCCGCGACGCCCAAGGCGTGCCCCACATCTCCGCCGAGAACTTCGGCGATCTCTTCTTCGCCCAAGGCTACGTCACCGCGCAGGACCGGCTGTGGCAGATGGACATGAGCCGGCGGTATGCCAGCGGGGAGCTGGCCGAGGTCCTGGGAGCGCCGTTTCTCCGGCTCGACCGGCGGCAGCGGGTGCTGGGCCTGCGCGCCACCGCCGAGAAGATGGTGGCCGCCACGCCGCCGGAAGATCGCGCCCAGGTGCAGGCCTACGTCGACGGCGTCAACGCTTTCCTCGAATCGCATGGCGATCGCCTGCCCCTCGAGTTCCGCGTGCTCCGCTACCGCCCTCGCCCCTGGACCCTGGCCGATTGCTACGTCATCGGCCTCAACATGAGCGAGCTGCTTTCTCATCCCATCGACAGCCAGGTCGTACACGAGAAGCTGCTGGCGCGGCTGGGAGCGGAGCGCACTGCCGACCTCTATCCTGCGCGCTCCTGGCGCGACCATCCTCCGGGTGTCGATCTCAAGGAACCGCCTCAGCCCGCCCGGCGCAACGACGAAGACGAGGATGAGGACGAGGACCCCGCGCGGGCCTCTTCCGTCTCCCGCGTTTTGCCACCGGCCTCCGAAGAGTACCTGCGCGCTTTGCTGGCGGGACCGCTGCTGCCCGGCTCCAACGACTGGGTCGTCAGCGGCGAACACACCGTTTCCGGCAAGCCGCTGCTCTCCAACGACATGCACCTGCCGCACTCCATCCCCAACGTCTGGTACGAGGCCCATCTGCAGGCGGGTGACCTCGACGTCGCCGGGGTCACGCTCCCGGGAAGCCCCTACGTCGTGGTCGGCCACAACCGGCACATCGCCTGGGGCTTCACCGCGCTGGTGGCCGACGTGCACGACCTGTTCGTCGAGAACCTCAACCCCGCCGGCCAGTACCAGACCCCGCAGGGCTGGCAGATGCCCGAGCACCGCCGCGAGGTCATCCACGTCAAGGGCGAGCCCGATGTGGTGCTGGACGTGGTGGTCACGCGCCACGGGCCCATCGTCACTTCTTTGGTCCCCGGCGAGCGCCGCCAGCTGGCCCTGCAGTGGACGGCCTACGACACCGCCGGCTTCCGCTATCCCTTCTTCGAACTCGACCGCGCCCGCGACTGGGAAGAGTTCGGGCGGGCGCTGGCGCGGCTGGTCTCCCCCACCCTCAACGTCGTCTATGCCGACGACGCGGGGCACATCGGCTACCAGGCGGCAGGCCGCATCCCCATCCGCAAGACCGGCGACGGCAGCCTGCCCGTGCCCGGCGGTGACGGCGCCCACGACTGGAGCGGCGTCATCCCCTTCGACGCCCTGCCGCGCGTCTTCGACCCGCCTTCGGGAGTACTGGCCACCGCCAACAATCGCATCACACCCGACGGCTACCCCTACTTCGTCACCTCGCAGTGGTTCCCGCCCGACCGCGCCGAGCGCATCTACCAGGTGCTGGAGTCAGGGCGCAGGTTCTCCCCTGCCGACATGCTGCAGCTCCAGATCGATATCCACTCCGACTTCGACCGCTATTGCGCCGAGCGCTTTGTATCCGCTGTGGACCGCGCCACCAAGGTCTCGCCTCGCGCCCGCCGCGCCGCCGAGCTGATGCGCGGCTGGGATGGCCGCCTGACCGTCGATTCTGTCGGCGCCACCCTGGAGACGCGCTCCCGCGTGGAGTTGGTGCGCCTGCTGCTGCGGAGCCGCCTGGGCCCGCTGTGGGACGAGTTCACCGGCCCCGAGCGCCCCGCCCTGATGAGCGGCGCCGGGCTGGAGGAGATCCTCATCCACGAACCGCCGCGCTGGCTGCCCTCCGGCTATAAGAGCTACAGCGACGTGCTGGCGGCGGCGGTGGAGGCCGCGGTCAGCGAGAAGGAAGCCCCCGGCGACCTGGCTTCCTGGCGCTGGGGCGCCGCTTCGCCCATCGTCCTGCAGCATCCCCTCTTCGGGCGCATCCCGGGACTGGCCCACTGGGCGGGGCCGGGAGAGCGGCCCCAATCCGGAGGCAGCTACACCGTCAAGCAGGTGGGGCGCGCCTTCGGGCCCTCCGAGCGCATGACCGTGGACTTCTCCGACCTCGATCGCTCCACGCTCAACATCGTGACGGGGCAGTCGGGCCAGCTCTTCAGCCCCCACTACATGGACCAGTGGAAGGCCTGGTACGAGGGCACGACTTTCACCCTTCCCTTCTCAGACCAGGCCGTGAGGCGGTCCGCGGCGCATACGCTGACGCTGCTGCCGGCAAAGTAG
- a CDS encoding bifunctional homocysteine S-methyltransferase/methylenetetrahydrofolate reductase has protein sequence MPLDFLSRLQQGPVLCDGAMGTLLYARGIFINRCYDELNLSQPDLIRGIHRDYLQAGAEVVESNTFGANSFRLARHGLTDRVRDLNLAGARLAREAVESETAKKATQAWVAGSVGPLGVRIEPLGKTSLEEAREAFAAQIAALAEGGVDLLILETFGYLEELHQAFLAAREIAPKLPVIAQVTIDEEGNCLDGASPETFGAHIEEWAPEVIGCNCSVGPAPMLDALERVRRVSTRPLSAQPNAGIPRSVEGRNIYLCSPEYMASYTRKFVAAGVQLIGGCCGTTPEHIRAMKAALRAGDARAGSFQVVTKPKQESAVEVPALAQRSRLGARLAKGEFVTMVEIVPPKGTSATREIEGARFLKSVGIDFINIPESPRAAARMSAQALAILIQQQVGVEALLHYVCRDRNVLSLQSDLLGAAAIGVRNILCVTGDPPKLGNYPDATAVFDIDSIGLVNVAHNLNRGLDIGGNAVGTGTGFAIGVGANPGAPNLDEEVRRFEYKVEAGAEFAITQPVFDLTLLENFERRVSHHRIPILAGIWPLVSLRNAEFMKNELRVSIPDGILARMSAAPNSEAARAEGVAIAREMLLAVRDLVQGVQVSAPLGRYPSAVDVLEALGSARTSA, from the coding sequence ATGCCGCTGGATTTCCTCTCCCGCCTGCAGCAGGGCCCGGTGCTGTGCGACGGCGCCATGGGCACCCTGCTCTACGCTCGCGGCATCTTCATCAACCGCTGCTACGACGAACTCAACCTCTCGCAGCCCGACCTGATCCGCGGCATCCACCGTGACTACCTGCAGGCCGGCGCCGAGGTGGTTGAGAGCAACACCTTCGGCGCCAACAGCTTCCGCCTGGCGCGGCATGGTCTGACCGACCGCGTCCGCGACCTCAACCTGGCCGGCGCCCGTCTGGCCCGCGAGGCGGTGGAAAGCGAGACCGCCAAGAAGGCCACTCAGGCTTGGGTGGCCGGTTCGGTAGGGCCGCTCGGGGTCCGCATCGAGCCGCTGGGCAAGACCTCGCTGGAGGAGGCCCGCGAGGCCTTCGCCGCGCAGATCGCCGCCCTGGCCGAGGGCGGCGTGGACCTGCTCATCCTGGAGACCTTCGGCTACCTGGAAGAGCTGCACCAGGCCTTCCTGGCCGCCCGCGAAATCGCGCCCAAGCTCCCCGTCATCGCGCAGGTCACCATCGACGAGGAGGGCAACTGCCTCGACGGCGCCAGCCCCGAGACCTTCGGCGCGCACATCGAGGAGTGGGCCCCCGAAGTGATCGGCTGTAACTGCTCGGTGGGTCCCGCCCCCATGCTCGACGCCCTGGAGCGGGTGCGCCGCGTGAGCACGCGCCCGCTCTCCGCCCAGCCCAACGCCGGTATTCCCCGCAGCGTCGAAGGCCGCAACATCTATCTCTGCTCGCCGGAATACATGGCCAGCTACACGCGGAAGTTCGTGGCCGCGGGAGTGCAACTGATCGGCGGCTGTTGTGGCACCACGCCGGAGCACATCCGCGCCATGAAGGCGGCGCTGCGCGCCGGCGACGCCCGTGCCGGCTCCTTCCAGGTGGTCACCAAGCCCAAGCAGGAGTCGGCGGTGGAGGTGCCGGCGCTGGCCCAGCGCTCCCGCCTGGGCGCCCGCCTGGCCAAGGGCGAGTTCGTCACCATGGTCGAGATCGTCCCCCCCAAGGGCACCAGCGCGACCCGGGAGATCGAGGGAGCGCGCTTCTTGAAGTCCGTGGGCATCGACTTCATCAACATCCCCGAGAGCCCGCGGGCCGCCGCCCGCATGAGCGCCCAGGCTCTGGCCATCCTCATCCAGCAGCAGGTGGGAGTGGAGGCGCTGCTGCACTACGTTTGCCGCGACCGCAACGTGCTCAGCCTGCAGAGCGACCTGCTGGGCGCCGCCGCCATCGGCGTGCGCAACATCCTGTGCGTCACCGGCGACCCGCCCAAGCTGGGCAACTATCCCGACGCCACCGCCGTGTTCGACATCGATTCCATCGGCCTGGTCAACGTGGCCCACAACCTGAACCGCGGCTTGGACATCGGGGGCAACGCGGTGGGCACAGGCACCGGTTTCGCCATCGGCGTGGGCGCCAATCCCGGCGCTCCCAACCTCGACGAAGAGGTCCGCCGCTTCGAATACAAGGTGGAAGCGGGGGCGGAGTTCGCCATCACCCAGCCGGTCTTCGACCTCACCCTGCTGGAGAACTTCGAGCGCCGGGTCAGCCACCATCGCATCCCGATCCTGGCGGGAATCTGGCCGCTGGTCAGCCTGCGCAACGCCGAGTTCATGAAGAACGAGCTGCGCGTCTCCATCCCCGACGGCATCCTGGCGCGCATGAGCGCCGCTCCCAACTCCGAGGCCGCCCGCGCCGAGGGCGTGGCCATCGCCCGTGAGATGCTGCTTGCCGTGCGTGACCTGGTGCAGGGGGTGCAGGTCAGCGCTCCCCTGGGCCGCTACCCCTCCGCCGTGGACGTGCTCGAGGCCCTGGGCTCCGCCCGCACCTCCGCCTGA
- a CDS encoding exodeoxyribonuclease VII small subunit — protein sequence MPKFEDCLQRLEKIVDELEKGDIPLEKALALFEEGIKLSHSCRKELEEAEGKVEVLLKQNGKLQPGPFEAPPEKTAAPSRK from the coding sequence TTGCCCAAGTTCGAGGATTGCCTCCAGCGCCTGGAAAAGATCGTGGACGAACTCGAGAAGGGGGACATCCCCCTGGAGAAGGCGCTGGCGCTCTTCGAGGAGGGCATCAAGCTCTCGCACTCCTGCCGCAAAGAGCTGGAGGAGGCCGAGGGCAAAGTAGAGGTCCTGCTCAAGCAGAACGGGAAGCTGCAGCCGGGGCCGTTCGAGGCCCCGCCTGAAAAGACTGCCGCCCCGTCTCGCAAGTAA